One part of the Anopheles coustani chromosome 2, idAnoCousDA_361_x.2, whole genome shotgun sequence genome encodes these proteins:
- the LOC131266254 gene encoding uncharacterized protein LOC131266254 isoform X1, with protein sequence MKRARTEEIQFGQPRAQPPPPGQQRIITTTQPPHNVASTAGSTIQYQIPPNVIKTTTPPDSVSTTATNLTQQTTQIAPPQQTTVQYTTTTYNSAIGSNLVKGQPQQQQQTTQQQQIQLVNAATQVRGASGGGHKGAAVVNAGSIATVTGAPTVGGTTGGIVGVSGGQLITNMSPGVQSQGPPQSVQGQAQLQRLKVEDALSYLDQVKFRFGNQPQVYNDFLDIMKEFKSQSIDTPGVIQRVSSLFKGHPELIVGFNTFLPPGYKIELQANDQGYAFQVSVSMPSSSSTGTSIAQQPSPHKYNTIFQGGGQIVQSGGGTNVVNAGSTTAVNLMAYGGGHAAATTVSAATSANAPSHAGALQQATGGSVGNASPATAQNAQPMTQQTTSASSVAGTVVPQVPQNFVSRAEHHQQQQQHHRERTISTGSVTSNASLPSTTSSTVVTAIDASQQQQQNPIHRMISQQIISHQQTVGTGAASATGGGGLVSVTVASQAPQQHHQQSTSTHQQQQQIPQQHQQVSSEGGPAVPAAASTTTTVVAAVATTNQPVEFNHAISYVNKIKNRFHSEPEKYKRFLEILHTYQKEQKTYKEGAQSGGCMTNSKQLTEAEVYTQVAQLFDNQEDLLREFGQFLPDATSHQNQVSQSQSQTQQQQHQQQQQQQQQHQQQQQQQQQQQHQQQQQQQHHVSSSNKNNHIFVNAVLHDSHQQQQIQLQQQSQQLGQPGGTGTVVAGGAMATVVHGSATAGGGGGSKKLTNSGAMSGGLPNASLKMYNNLQQANMARIAHERDYSPIGNSQTEGKEYSIVSSVPAGSMSGPRGGSGIVGGVGGAGGVVFMDKDRNHIAAGGGGPGTVSVGAGGLNSKYIHGASLGTISSAGGTGMVVHGASGAVLAQSAPPGMVGTGVVPVMANLSSSGGSNAVKRSPSYSSQIVLGGAGGGGGGAMSTGRGDRGDGSGPPPIKRHKPICRDVSLAEAAKYGALNDYAFFDKVRNALRSPDSYENFLRCLTLYNQEIVSKSELVTLVSPFLSRFPDLLKWFQDFLGPASSGPGSGANECIPLTAAAAAAAARQDRSQGGELAADIDLSTCKRLGASYCALPKSLEGVKCSGRTSLCRDVLNDTWVSFPTWAEDSTFVTSRKTQYEEFIYRCEDERFELDVVIETNNATIRVLEGIQKKLTRMSQDELSRFRLDDCLGGTSPTIHQRALKRIYGDKAADMIQGLKKNPAVAVPVVLRRMKAKEEEWREAQKSFNKQWRDQNEKYYLKSLDHQGINFKQADIKALRSKSLFNEIEILFDEVSYMKRHEQNDDSSTAATGHSTGGPHMTFPYKDKSVLEDAANLLIHHVKRQTGIQKQEKARIKHILRQFVPDLFFAPRQLMSEDEREEDDKDADGEQVEDDGSGAKSSGKKSTSTNNWTYKSCNAANSSSNFGETVGTTVPAGASSSSRTEGGANTTKDEGSESGTNADGSSHKITSTSEVPSSAGTAEPHPNADSNGGGSGNEITVDGSTATDKQLAIKKEVKDENESSMGTGASEGAPSAAAVQDQQTGSSGSTGGVGGGGGGSQAPQPMSPPLPPHAVSKHIEEAYTLFFTNNSWYLFLRLHAILCDRLRIIYERAQIIAAEERAYESTRNSSTAMALRLKPKNEHRIEQYYNIFLDMLKNLLDGNMEASNYEDLLREMFGIHAYSAFTMDKVVQNAVRQLQHCVTERGATEVVELYQAEQRRGGAGGLCRTANRRIAAELAYQRKAESILQDENCFKVYIYKIDCRLTIELLDTESDDTANNFANSQAYSSYVDRLSNPAATGTGSDSGGGGGGGGGGGGGSGGGGGDGGGGNGGVHGTTEGNGGSSSVACGKSSGTLAAATAAATATTVPCNNNPNTAMGTCTNANSSSTSIGIGSGVSGGGGAGNTGNPEIKTEKPDDEMRSQQYAGSSLRRRRRPVFLPRNIKQTKTQITLERPTDNSNPSDERNLLLATSSASNSKQLPNSSTGDSGNALPGNETPATNAPQPNKDGQSKESSNDKQLEEKPVPKNAVTSSNNNNKSISINNNSISNANSPFWDSAVSSKLSSPERLPSMNGADRDVIIEDTEQVKVNSSFKTSQVEGKNFTFFRRGSLRRSKKSHPAVTMRMNRKFQAFVDRWLEQHVSTTQQSSCEDWLLGKHPDLAKNLTTVVVRDKNITRTPYRPYNRYKVNSMEVSDGEDSELCRIEMN encoded by the exons ATGAAGCGTGCTAGAACGGAAGAAATACAGTTCGGACAACCGCGGGctcagccgccgccgccgggaCAGCAGCGCATTATCACTACAACGCAACCACCGCACAATGTTGCCAGCACCGCTGGCTCCACGATACAGTACCAGATCCCACCGAACGTCATAAAAACGACTACTCCGCCCGATTCGGTCAGCACGACGGCCACCAACCTGACACAACAGACGACACAAATAGCACCACCGCAACAGACGACGGTCCAGTACACGACGACAA CTTACAATTCGGCAATCGGTAGTAATCTGGTCAAAGGCCaaccgcaacagcagcagcagacaacgcaacagcagcaaataCAGTTGGTGAACGCCGCGACACAGGTGCGTGGTGCATCGGGAGGAGGCCATAAGGGTGCGGCGGTTGTGAATGCCGGCTCCATCGCTACTGTTACCGGAGCACCGACAGTCGGCGGAACCACCGGCGGTATTGTGGGGGTCTCGGGTGGGCAATTGATAACGAATATGTCGCCAGGGGTGCAATCTCAAGGCCCGCCACAGTCGGTGCAGGGCCAAGCGCAGCTGCAGCGCCTTAAGGTGGAGGATGCGCTCAGCTACCTGGACCAAGTCAAGTTCCGCTTCGGCAATCAGCCCCAGGTGTACAATGATTTCCTCGACATCATGAAGGAGTTCAAATCGCAAAGCATCGACACGCCCGGTGTCATCCAGCGGGTGTCGAGCCTGTTCAAGGGCCATCCGGAGCTGATCGTGGGCTTCAACACGTTCCTTCCGCCCGGGTACAAGATCGAGCTGCAGGCGAACGACCAAGGGTACGCCTTTCAGGTGTCCGTCTCGATGCCATCGTCCTCGTCAACCGGGACATCCATTGCTCAGCAGCCATCTCCTCACAAGTACAACACGATCTTTCAAGGCGGCGGCCAAATTGTGCAGTCGGGCGGCGGGACGAACGTGGTTAACGCCGGTAGCACCACCGCCGTGAATCTAATGGCATACGGTGGTGGACATGCGGCAGCTACAACGGTGAGCGCTGCAACCAGTGCTAATGCACCCTCGCACGCTGGTGCGCTACAGCAGGCGACGGGTGGTTCGGTAGGCAATGCCAGTCCAGCAACGGCGCAGAATGCGCAACCAATGACACAACAGACGACATCGGCGTCATCGGTAGCAGGAACGGTGGTACCGCAAGTGCCGCAAAACTTTGTATCCCGCGCTgagcatcatcagcagcagcagcagcatcatcgagAGCGTACTATTTCGACCGGATCGGTCACGAGCAATGCAAGTCTTCCCTCGACGACATCGTCCACAGTCGTAACGGCGATAGACGCttcgcagcaacagcagcagaatcCAATCCATCGAATGATCTCGCAGCAAATAATTTCTCATCAACAAACAGTGGGGACAGGAGCAGCATCTGCAACCGGTGGAGGAGGCCTGGTTTCGGTAACCGTAGCGAGTCAAGCACCGcaacagcatcatcagcaATCGACTTCGActcatcagcaacagcaacagataccacagcagcatcagcaagtGTCGTCCGAGGGCGGTCCAGCAGTACCGGCGGCGGCTTCTACTACGACGACAGTGGTGGCGGCCGTAGCGACCACCAACCAGCCAGTGGAGTTCAACCATGCCATTTCGTACGTGAACAAAATCAAGAATCGCTTTCACTCCGAGCCGGAAAAGTACAAACGTTTCCTCGAGATTTTGCACACGTACCAGAAGGAGCAAAAAACGTATAAGGAAGGTGCCCAGTCCGGCGGCTGCATGACGAATTCGAAGCAGTTGACCGAGGCGGAGGTCTACACACAAGTGGCCCAACTGTTCGACAATCAGGAGGATCTGTTGCGGGAGTTCGGCCAGTTCCTACCGGACGCCACGAGCCATCAAAATCAGGTCTCGCAGTCGCAGTCGCagacgcagcagcaacaacatcagcagcagcaacaacaacaacagcagcatcagcagcagcagcaacaacaacagcagcaacaacatcaacaacaacaacaacaacaacatcatgtaTCGTCGAGCAATAAGAACAATCACATCTTCGTAAACGCCGTCTTGCACGATtcccatcagcagcagcaaattcAACTTCAACAGCAGTCGCAGCAGCTGGGGCAGCCCGGCGGAACGGGGACGGTTGTGGCTGGAGGCGCGATGGCAACAGTTGTGCATGGAAGCGCcactgctggtggtggtggtggaagcaAGAAACTAACTAATTCCGGTGCCATGAGTGGAGGTTTGCCGAACGCCAGTTTGAAGATGTACAACAACCTACAGCAGGCAAACATGGCGAGAATTGCACATGAGAGAGACTACTCGCCCATTGGTAATTCCCAAACCGAGGGAAAGGAGTATTCGATAGTTTCTTCCGTCCCCGCCGGAAGTATGTCCGGGCCCAGGGGAGGTAGTGGCATAGTTGGAGGTGTCGGTGGAGCAGGCGGAGTTGTGTTTATGGATAAAGATCGCAACCATATTGCGGCTGGCGGTGGGGGACCCGGTACAGTCTCAGTTGGCGCAGGAGGACTGAACTCGAAGTACATACATGGCGCCTCGCTAGGCACGATATCGTCGGCTGGGGGAACTGGTATGGTTGTGCACGGTGCTAGTGGTGCTGTCCTGGCGCAAAGCGCTCCACCGGGCATGGTCGGAACCGGTGTAGTGCCCGTGATGGCAAACCTCTCGTCCAGCGGAGGATCCAATGCCGTGAAACGTTCGCCGTCCTACTCTTCGCAGATAGTGCTAGGAGgggcgggtggtggtggtggtggtgcgatgTCTACGGGACGCGGTGATCGTGGAGACGGAAGCGGACCTCCTCCAATCAAACGGCACAAACCCATCTGCCGAGACGTGTCTTTGGCGGAAGCGGCCAAATATGGCGCGCTGAACGATTACGCGTTCTTCGACAAGGTCCGGAATGCGCTACGCAGTCCGGATTCGTACGAAAACTTCCTGCGATGTCTAACGCTGTACAATCAAGAAATCGTCTCAAAGTCGGAGCTGGTGACTCTCGTCTCTCCATTTCTCAGCCGCTTTCCGGATCTACTGAAATGGTTCCAGGACTTTCTTGGCCCTGCCTCGTCGGGCCCCGGATCGGGGGCGAACGAGTGTATCCCTTTGACTgcggcagccgccgccgccgccgcccgcCAAGATCGGTCGCAGGGAGGAGAGCTGGCGGCCGATATCGATCTTTCCACTTGCAAGCGGCTTGGCGCAAGCTATTGCGCCCTGCCGAAGTCGCTCGAAGGCGTCAAATGTTCCGGCCGGACGAGCCTCTGCCGGGACGTGCTCAACGACACATGGGTATCGTTTCCGACGTGGGCCGAAGACTCGACGTTCGTGACGTCTCGCAAAACGCAATACGAGGAGTTCATCTACCGGTGTGAGGACGAACGCTTCGAGCTGGACGTGGTGATTGAGACGAACAATGCGACCATCCGTGTGCTGGAGGGCATCCAGAAGAAGCTGACACGTATGTCCCAGGACGAATTAAGCCGGTTTCGGTTGGACGACTGCCTCGGGGGCACCTCGCCGACGATACACCAGCGCGCTCTAAAGCGAATCTACGGCGACAAGGCCGCCGACATGATACAAGGGCTAAAGAAGAACCCGGCTGTTGCCGTTCCGGTCGTGCTGCGACGCATGAAAGCGAAGGAAGAAGAGTGGCGCGAAGCGCAAAAG AGCTTCAACAAGCAATGGCGTGACCAAAACGAAAAGTACTACCTTAAGTCGCTGGACCATCAGGGTATCAACTTTAAGCAGGCGGACATCAAAGCCCTCCGATCGAAAAGTTTGTTCAATGAAATTGAGATACTTTTTGATGAGGTGAGTTACATGAAG CGTCACGAGCAAAACGACGATTCTTCAACGGCGGCCACAGGACATAGTACCGGTGGACCACACATGACGTTCCCGTACAAAGATAAATCCGTCCTGGAGGACGCAGCCAATTTGTTAATACACCACGTGAAGCGTCAGACGGGAATACAGAAGCAAGAGAAGGCGCGCATCAAACACATCCTTCGGCAGTTCGTGCCGGATCTTTTCTTTGCGCCTCGGCAGCTGATGAGCGAGGATGAACGGGAAGAAG ATGATAAAGATGCTGACGGGGAACAGGTGGAGGACGATGGTAGCGGTGCAAAGTCTAGTGGGAAGAAATCAACGTCTACCAATAATTGGACATACAAAAGTTGTAATGCAGCAAACTCTAGcagtaattttggagaaacgGTTGGAACTACGGTTCCGGCTGgtgcgtcgtcatcgtcgagaACGGAAGGAGGTGCCAATACGACCAAGGACGAGGGCAGTGAAAGTGGGACTAATGCCGATGGTAGCTCTCACAAGATCACTTCAACGTCTGAGGTGCCGTCGTCCGCGGGAACGGCGGAACCACATCCTAACGCAGACAGCAACGGTGGTGGCAGCGGCAACGAAATCACCGTCGACGGGTCGACGGCAACGGACAAACAGTTGGCAATCAAAAAGGAAGTCAAAGATGAGAATGAATCATCAATGGGGACGGGTGCCAGTGAAGGGGCTCCTTCCGCTGCTGCCGTTCAGGATCAGCAAACCGGTTCCAGTGGTTCAACAGGAGGtgtaggaggaggaggtggaggatcGCAAGCACCACAGCCAATGAGTCCCCCACTTCCGCCGCATGCTGTTAGTAAACATATC GAAGAAGCATACACGTTGTTCTTCACCAACAACTCCTGGTACCTGTTTCTGCGACTACACGCGATCCTGTGTGACCGACTACGAATCATCTACGAGCGGGCGCAAATCATTGCCGCCGAAGAGCGAGCTTACGAGAGTACACGCAACAGTAGCACGGCGATGGCGCTTCGCTTGAAGCCGAAAAATGAGCATCGCATCGAGCAGTACTACAACATTTTTCTGGATATGCTGAAAAATCTCCTCGACGGTAACATGGAGGCAAGCAACTACGAGGACCTGCTGCGAGAGATGTTTGGTATCCATGCATACAGTGCATTTACGATGGATAAG GTTGTGCAAAATGCGGTTCGCCAGCTACAGCACTGCGTTACCGAACGTGGAGCGACGGAAGTGGTCGAGCTGTACCAAGCCGAACAGCGACGCGGTGGTGCTGGAGGTCTTTGCCGCACCGCTAACCGCCGCATCGCTGCCGAGCTTGCCTACCAGCGAAAGGCGGAGTCAATACTACaggatgaaaattgtttcaaagtCTACATT TACAAAATCGACTGTCGCTTAACGATAGAGCTGCTGGATACCGAGTCTGACGATACGGCGAACAACTTTGCCAACTCGCAGGCTTACAGCTCGTACGTCGATCGGCTCTCCAATCCCGCCGCCACCGGTACGGGAAGTGACAGTGGTgggggcggtggcggtggcggtggcggtggtggtggtagtggtggtggtggtggtgatggtggtggtggaaatggTGGCGTACACGgaacaacggaaggaaatggTGGATCATCGAGTGTTGCCTGCGGCAAAAGTAGTGGAACATTAGCAgcggcaacagcagcagcaacagcgacGACGGTGCCATGCAATAATAATCCTAATACCGCAATGGGCACATGCACTAATGCCAACAGTAGCAGCACCAGCATAGGTATTGGGTCCGGAGTATCGGGTGGCGGAGGAGCAGGAAATACAGGAAACCCAGAGATAAAAACCGAAAAGCCCGACGACGAGATG AGGTCTCAGCAGTATGCCGGATCATCGttacgtcgtcgtcgtcgtcctgtgTTCCTGCCtagaaacatcaaacaaactaAGACACAAATTACTTTAGAGAGGCCCACGGATAACAGCAATCCTTCCGATGAAAGAAATCTACTGTTAGCGACGAGCTCAGCGAGCAATTCGAAACAGTTGCCAAACAGTAGTACCGGTGATTCTGGTAACGCATTACCTGGTAACGAAACACCAGCTACGAATGCACCGCAACCGAATAAAGATGGTCAATCCAAGGAGTCTAGCAATGACAAACAGCTGGAAGAAAAACCTGTACCGAAAAACGCGGTAACAAGCAGtaataacaacaataaaagTATCAGCATCAATAACAACAGCATTAGCAACGCGAATAGTCCATTTTGGGACAGCGCTGTAAGTAGCAAACTGTCCTCCCCGGAGCGGCTGCCAAGCATGAATGGAGCCGATCGTGATGTGATCATAGAGGACACGGAACAAGTGAAGGTGAATAGCAGCTTCAAGACATCACAAGTAGAAGGCAAAAATTTCACGTTTTTCAGAAGAGGTTCACTCAGACGCTCGAAAAAG AGCCATCCAGCCGTTACGATGCGTATGAACCGCAAATTCCAGGCTTTCGTCGATCGATGGCTTGAACAGCATGTATCCACTACCCAGCAGTCGTCTTGCGAGGATTGGTTACTCGGTAAGCATCCAGATCTGGCCAAGAATCTTACCACGGTGGTTGTGAGGGACAAAAACATAACACGTACACCCTACAGACCGTACAATCGATATAAGGTGAATTCCATGGAAGTATCGGACGGTGAAGATAGTGAGCTATGTAGAATTGAGATGAACTGA